The Amaranthus tricolor cultivar Red isolate AtriRed21 chromosome 6, ASM2621246v1, whole genome shotgun sequence genome has a segment encoding these proteins:
- the LOC130815116 gene encoding eukaryotic translation initiation factor 4E-2-like, producing MTIEHTKKLMATTEVENKRDVDYDSENGEIIDERGDYIVDNPVKSIDTFHPLENSWTFWFDNPSAKSKHAAWGSSIRQIYTFSTVEHFWSLYNNIHLPSKLGAGADFHCFKNKIEPKWEDPICANGGKWTVTFSRGKSDTCWLDTLLAMIGEQFYHGDEICGAVVNVRVRQEKVSLWTKNAANKAAQLSIGLQWKKFLNYNDSISFIFHDDAKKHDRDAKNRYSC from the exons ATGACAATAGAACATACTAAGAAATTAATGGCGACAACAGAGGTGGAAAATAAGAGGGATGTCGATTATGATTCGGAGAATGGAGAGATTATTGATGAAAGAGGCGATTACATTGTCGATAATCCTGTAAAATCTATCGATACATTTCATCCTCTTGAGAATTCTTGGACGTTTTGGTTCGATAATCCTTCTGCTAAATCTAAACATGCTGCTTGGGGTAGTTCCATTCGTCAAATTTACACTTTCTCCACTGTTGAACATTTCTGGAG CCTGTACAACAACATACATCTTCCAAGCAAGTTAGGTGCCGGGGCAGATTTTCATTGTTTTAAGAATAAAATCGAGCCTAAATGGGAGGATCCAATCTGTGCTAATGGAGGCAAGTGGACTGTTACTTTCTCGAGGGGAAAATCTGATACATGCTGGCTTGATACG TTGTTGGCAATGATTGGAGAGCAATTTTATCATGGAGATGAGATATGTGGAGCAGTTGTCAACGTGAGAGTTAGGCAGGAAAAAGTATCCCTGTGGACCAAAAATGCTGCAAATAAAGCTGCTCAG CTAAGCATTGGATTACAGTGGAAGAAGTTCCTTAACTACAATGACAGTATCAGTTTCATATTTCAT GATGATGCAAAGAAGCACGACAGGGATGCCAAGAATCGTTACAGTTGTTGA